One window of the Daphnia pulex isolate KAP4 chromosome 8, ASM2113471v1 genome contains the following:
- the LOC124199637 gene encoding uncharacterized protein LOC124199637 — MYIMETQSKGCLTAVKDQVSLEPCEMEPHSIKQMWRFDQRNTDYNLRQAYPNITIEEWEFVHEEFRSSPAENLLNIDHIFNWGQLMNKNKNGKTPMCMNNIHGKLNISMEPCQSPGDPMQFPDQLFEYDIDYTIRKFDTNHCLRINEKNAVLEQCNPDSMRWGANEITGQLMDVNSIKCIEFHQGKLRLGLCNDDQKPRHQKWKFEAYNPNLINSEEHPSLIPSRILEWHKNFSIHDMPFPTMPPIFQNRNNMSLIEDETLPETTPVPDTTTETNKEETTPVPDTKTETNKEEYPEILEIKAVETPIINETKVAAASQIIQQNLGNNQQKNLTTVFAGEIARPDAGINNNSSNPTTMNPTRPTDPPVPAPTKPAPKVTSTTTTTTTTTTTTTSTTTSTSKPIPLTEPTRPPVPRPRNFTQTNTPPQTKTSPNQKVTKQPLPLPHPTRTIIPHQNDSKTIPIPTKATLPYLNDSTDKSKNTTQNKPTTANKEEISEIIKPIIQSFHEQYKQSIEIQHENELAREIRQIYCQVSVLRRLQAMTLSQTNGILAAAALELPTCSRLQGLGQSLLLQECEKKQVTVGAIETKCGFQPYTVYKNNNYTIGTDGWSIHPFSNCFWKTNLVNLNGKTFHWEHNTTHADWTEQTPNIHTPNLNLVSQFEELSLNDFNYALKGHPAHSVTDLERLNVLNELIGRIEETHDNSLAGMIMSEKQDTKIGDMYSWTDYLKIIVFTTIGFIMFILVAYIFARVNPIPAMIDSFQQRRNRRAAVEIPIEQSHHMAYATNHPVIMPGNMYPYVMPPSAPVESISRANSFLNQIHL, encoded by the coding sequence ATGTACATCATGGAAACGCAATCGAAAGGATGTCTTACAGCAGTCAAGGACCAGGTGTCACTTGAACCTTGTGAAATGGAGCCCCATTCAATCAAGCAGATGTGGAGATTTGATCAACGTAATACGGACTACAACCTACGTCAAGCATATCCAAACATCACAATAGAAGAATGGGAATTCGTCCACGAAGAATTCAGAAGCAGCCCTGCGGAAAACCTATTAAATATAGACCATATATTTAATTGGGGACAACTtatgaacaaaaacaaaaatggaaaaacgcCGATGTGTATGAACAATATACACGGAAAATTAAACATCTCTATGGAGCCATGTCAATCACCAGGAGACCCGATGCAGTTTCCAGATCAACTGTTTGAATACGACATCGACTATACCATCAGGAAGTTCGACACCAATCATTGTTTAAGAATAAACGAAAAGAACGCAGTTCTCGAGCAATGCAACCCAGATAGTATGAGATGGGGAGCAAACGAGATAACTGGACAATTAATGGATGTGAACTCAATCAAATGCATTGAATTTCACCAAGGAAAGTTAAGATTAGGATTATGCAACGATGACCAGAAACCCAGACATCAGAAATGGAAATTCGAAGCATACAACCCTAATCTAATAAATTCCGAAGAGCATCCCAGCTTAATACCTTCCAGGATTCTCGAGTGGCATAAAAACTTTTCCATTCATGATATGCCATTCCCGACGATGCCGCCAATCTTCCAGAATCGAAATAACATGAGCCTCATTGAAGATGAAACGTTACCAGAAACAACGCCAGTTCCAGATACAACAACGGAgaccaacaaagaagaaacaacgcCAGTTCCAGATACAAAAACAGAGACCAACAAAGAAGAGTACCCTGAAATATTGGAGATAAAAGCCGTAGAAACACCGATCATAAATGAAACTAAAGTTGCAGCAGCGTCACAAATCATACAACAAAATCTAGGGAataatcaacagaaaaatctaACAACAGTCTTCGCAGGCGAAATAGCGAGGCCAGATGCAggaatcaataataattcaagCAACCCGACAACAATGAACCCAACAAGACCTACAGATCCTCCAGTACCTGCACCGACAAAGCCTGCACCAAAAgtgacatcaacaacaacaactacaacaacaaccacaacaacaacgacatcGACGACAACTTCAACTTCAAAACCCATACCCTTAACCGAACCAACAAGACCACCTGTACCACGCCCACGTAATTTTACACAAACCAACACTCcaccccaaacaaaaacaagtccCAACCAAAAAGTTACGAAACAACCCTTACCCTTACCTCATCCCACCAGAACCATCATACCTCACCAAAACGATTCCAAAACTATACCTATACCAACAAAAGCCACATTACCTTACCTGAACGACTCAACCGACAAAAGCAAAAACAccacacaaaataaaccaacaacagcaaacaaagaagaaatcagcGAGATCATCAAACCCATCATCCAATCCTTCCACGAGCAATATAAGCAGAGCATCgagattcaacacgaaaatgaGCTGGCAAGAGAGATACGACAAATATACTGCCAGGTGTCTGTGCTGAGAAGATTGCAAGCCATGACACTGTCTCAAACAAATGGAATTCTAGCCGCAGCAGCATTGGAATTACCAACTTGTTCACGACTTCAAGGACTCGGACAATCTCTACTTCTACAGGAATGCGAGAAGAAACAAGTTACAGTCGGAGCAATAGAAACGAAATGTGGATTCCAGCCATACACGgtttacaaaaataacaactaTACAATTGGAACAGATGGATGGTCAATCCACCCgttttccaattgtttttggaaaacaaaccTTGTCAATCTAAAcggaaaaacatttcactGGGAACACAATACAACCCACGCCGATTGGACGGAGCAAACGCCgaatatacacacaccaaatttaaatcttgtATCGCAGTTTGAAGAGCTCTCCCTTAACGATTTTAACTACGCTTTAAAAGGACACCCAGCTCATTCAGTAACAGACTTAGAACGACTCAATGTTTTAAACGAATTGATAGGTAGGATAGAGGAAACGCACGACAATTCGTTAGCTGGAATGATAATGTCAGAGAAACAGGATACGAAAATTGGAGACATGTATTCTTGGACAGATTACCTAAAAATTATCGTTTTTACTACGATAGGATTTATAATGTTTATCCTAGTCGCGTATATTTTTGCACGAGTCAACCCTATACCAGCTATGATAGATTCGTTTCAACAACGCCGAAATCGCCGTGCAGCAGTAGAAATACCAATAGAGCAGAGTCATCACATGGCATATGCCACAAACCATCCAGTTATAATGCCAGGAAATATGTATCCATATGTTATGCCACCAAGTGCGCCTGTCGAATCAATAAGCCGAGCAAATAGTTTCCTTAATCAAATTCATCTGTAA